In a single window of the Phaeobacter sp. G2 genome:
- a CDS encoding tyrosine-type recombinase/integrase, protein MQWEHYDGEFISVVQEKTATRLWVACPSFLRRYLDNLPRKGRFIIAQSLHKGVAKRTIQQRVMSVRERIGAQAYVIHGWRYTAAVHLADAGASDSEIQAVTGHKTLEMVKKYRNQANQKRLSQSAQARRTRT, encoded by the coding sequence ATGCAATGGGAACACTACGACGGTGAATTCATTTCCGTAGTTCAGGAGAAGACGGCTACCAGACTTTGGGTTGCCTGCCCTAGTTTCTTGAGACGGTATCTAGATAACCTGCCACGGAAGGGGCGCTTTATAATAGCCCAATCGCTTCATAAAGGCGTAGCCAAGAGAACAATCCAACAGCGGGTCATGTCAGTACGCGAAAGAATCGGCGCTCAGGCCTACGTTATTCATGGCTGGCGCTACACCGCTGCGGTGCATCTCGCTGATGCCGGGGCGAGCGATAGCGAGATCCAGGCAGTGACCGGGCACAAGACGCTTGAGATGGTCAAGAAGTACCGGAATCAAGCAAACCAGAAGCGCCTTTCACAATCGGCACAGGCGCGTAGGACCAGAACATGA
- a CDS encoding ABC transporter permease → MDPLSWTGKIAFLDPVLFIALGLLAISVLVWILLSAVLPEQRAINAGNGSLGLSSDPRGLANRAVKAALLATTAVLLAYLILGMIMGTGAGIIGAMAQRFLPVWIALALLFTLSIRYKRRLGLYGKLFDSPIGMIGFALVMFWVFTGFFGAFDLIVTHDPLAQLSGLKNKVPGTPLRSPEEGDFQWYLLGGDNLARDVFSRMIKGAWEVVKIAPLATLFAFMVGITLGLPAGYFGGRLDTVLSFLANLILAFPVILLFYLLVTPEIVQTGLPQFMAIVLFAFPLIFFYVLINARYRTQPSKNLLYLGVLLLPMLAVYLMVVNDPGSKVDILPAVLDRIDIPGGILVVFVSVVFVNSPTVFRIVRGLAMDIKTRDYVAAAQTRGERPWYIMLWEVLPNARGPLIVDFCLRIGYTTILLGTLGFFGLGLPPESPDWGSTINEGRKLLAIYLHPALPPAFALLSMVLGLNLLADGLREESLKD, encoded by the coding sequence ATGGACCCTCTCAGCTGGACCGGCAAGATCGCCTTCCTCGACCCCGTCCTTTTCATCGCCCTTGGGCTGCTTGCCATCTCGGTTCTGGTCTGGATCCTGCTCAGCGCAGTGTTGCCAGAACAGCGTGCCATCAATGCCGGAAATGGCAGCCTCGGCCTTAGCTCAGACCCCAGAGGTCTGGCCAACCGGGCTGTAAAGGCGGCCCTGTTGGCTACCACTGCCGTGCTGCTCGCCTATCTGATCCTGGGCATGATTATGGGCACAGGTGCTGGGATTATCGGCGCAATGGCACAACGGTTCTTGCCCGTGTGGATTGCTTTGGCGCTGCTTTTCACCCTGTCGATCCGCTACAAGCGCAGGCTCGGCCTCTATGGCAAGCTGTTTGACAGCCCCATCGGCATGATCGGTTTTGCATTGGTGATGTTCTGGGTGTTTACGGGCTTTTTTGGCGCTTTTGACCTGATTGTCACCCATGACCCATTGGCGCAGTTATCCGGCCTGAAAAACAAAGTGCCAGGGACCCCCCTGCGCAGCCCCGAAGAGGGCGATTTTCAGTGGTATCTGCTGGGCGGGGACAACCTGGCCCGCGATGTCTTTAGCCGCATGATCAAGGGCGCCTGGGAGGTGGTCAAGATTGCACCGCTGGCGACGCTGTTTGCCTTTATGGTTGGCATTACACTTGGCCTGCCTGCGGGGTATTTTGGCGGAAGGCTCGACACTGTTTTGTCCTTCCTTGCCAATCTGATCCTGGCCTTTCCGGTGATCTTGCTGTTTTACCTGCTGGTAACACCTGAAATAGTGCAAACAGGCCTGCCGCAGTTTATGGCCATTGTGCTTTTTGCCTTTCCTCTGATCTTTTTCTACGTGCTGATCAATGCGCGGTATCGCACCCAACCCTCCAAAAACCTTCTCTACCTTGGGGTCCTTTTGCTGCCGATGCTGGCCGTGTATCTGATGGTGGTGAACGACCCCGGCTCAAAGGTCGATATCCTGCCTGCGGTTCTGGACAGAATAGACATTCCGGGCGGCATCCTGGTGGTTTTTGTGTCGGTTGTTTTTGTGAACTCGCCCACAGTGTTTCGTATTGTGCGCGGCTTGGCGATGGATATCAAAACCCGCGACTATGTGGCGGCGGCCCAAACCCGTGGCGAGCGGCCCTGGTACATCATGCTGTGGGAAGTGCTGCCCAACGCGCGTGGTCCGCTGATTGTCGATTTCTGCCTGCGCATTGGCTACACCACCATCCTTCTGGGAACCTTAGGTTTTTTCGGCCTCGGCTTACCACCGGAGAGCCCGGATTGGGGGTCGACCATCAATGAAGGGCGCAAGCTGTTGGCGATCTATCTGCACCCGGCCCTGCCACCTGCCTTTGCGCTGTTGAGCATGGTTCTGGGCCTCAACCTATTGGCCGATGGGCTGCGTGAAGAAAGCCTGAAGGATTAA
- a CDS encoding Hint domain-containing protein has product MTSQALRPAGVKIESAPLHPRQSSPDQTSSIGFLRGTQLLTRQGDRRVESIQPGDDIISRDLGLVRCLAVEQYLCTSNAIWFAPGSLGDSRPDCDLILPADQQVLLRDWRAKAIFGSPQALARAGSLVDGEFICDLGPHEMTLTVLRFSRPNVIYAGGLEVATAKASLCAQPQSTGSLS; this is encoded by the coding sequence ATGACATCGCAAGCCCTAAGGCCTGCGGGGGTAAAAATTGAATCTGCGCCCCTGCACCCACGCCAATCCTCCCCTGATCAGACCTCATCTATCGGTTTCCTACGCGGAACCCAGTTGCTGACGCGGCAGGGTGACCGCAGGGTCGAGTCAATTCAGCCCGGCGACGACATCATCTCGCGCGATCTGGGGCTAGTACGCTGTTTGGCAGTAGAGCAGTATCTCTGCACCAGCAACGCCATTTGGTTCGCCCCCGGCTCGCTTGGGGATAGCCGCCCGGACTGTGACCTGATCCTGCCTGCCGACCAGCAGGTATTGCTGCGCGACTGGCGGGCCAAAGCCATTTTTGGCTCTCCCCAGGCCTTGGCCCGGGCAGGCTCTCTGGTCGATGGGGAGTTCATCTGTGACCTCGGCCCCCATGAGATGACGCTGACCGTTCTGCGCTTTAGCCGCCCCAATGTCATCTATGCTGGTGGGTTGGAAGTGGCCACCGCCAAGGCCTCCCTCTGCGCCCAACCACAGTCCACCGGATCACTCAGTTAG
- a CDS encoding ABC transporter ATP-binding protein: MNKLSETDGPVLEIDKLSISFFTRLREIPAVMDFSVSVQPGEAVGLVGESGCGKSTVALGVMQDLGKNGRIVGGSIKFKGRDLAQMSAEELRDIRGNEIAMIYQEPMASLNPAMKIGRQLMEVPMIHEGVSESQAYERALEVVTDVRLPDPERMLNSYPHQLSGGQQQRIVIAMALMSKPSLLILDEPTTALDVTVEAAVVELVRDLGKKYGTSMLFISHNLGLILETCDRLCVMYSGEAVERGSIAEVFDEMQHPYTQALFRSIPLPGADKNAHPLVAIPGNFPLPHERPTGCNFGPRCDYFEAGRCDVGQIDMADVAGNDRHATRCLRHQEIDWNAPIAIGEQKEKTSPGEVVLKIDNLKKYYEVAANALFGGGAKKVVKANETLSFEARESETLAIVGESGCGKSTFAKVLMGLETATEGEILLDGENIEQTPIDDRKTGTISDVQMVFQNPFDTLNPSMTVGRQIIRALEVFDIGDSDLDRRQRMLELLDLVKLPRAFADRMPRQLSGGQKQRVGIARAFSGGARIVVADEPVSALDVSVQAAVTDLLMEIQRTEKTTLLFISHDLSIVRYLSDRVMVMYLGHVVELGDTDQVFSPPYHPYTEALLSAVPIADTSIQKEHIVLEGDIPSAMNPPSGCPFQTRCRWKSEVPGGLCDSEVPPTRVLEAGHQIKCHLSDEVLERMQPVIKLAAE; the protein is encoded by the coding sequence ATGAACAAACTGTCAGAGACCGACGGGCCGGTGCTTGAGATCGACAAGCTGTCGATTTCCTTTTTTACGCGGTTGCGGGAAATCCCGGCTGTGATGGATTTTTCTGTCTCGGTGCAGCCAGGCGAAGCGGTGGGGCTGGTGGGCGAATCCGGCTGCGGCAAATCCACGGTGGCGCTGGGGGTGATGCAGGACCTGGGCAAGAACGGCCGCATTGTCGGCGGCTCGATCAAGTTCAAGGGTCGCGATCTGGCGCAGATGAGCGCCGAAGAGCTGCGCGACATCCGCGGCAATGAGATTGCGATGATCTACCAGGAGCCGATGGCCAGCCTCAACCCGGCGATGAAAATCGGCCGCCAGTTGATGGAGGTGCCGATGATCCACGAGGGGGTCAGCGAAAGCCAGGCCTATGAGCGGGCGCTGGAAGTGGTCACAGATGTACGCCTGCCCGATCCCGAGCGGATGCTGAACTCCTATCCGCATCAGCTCTCTGGCGGGCAACAGCAGCGTATTGTCATTGCTATGGCGTTAATGTCGAAACCATCGTTGCTGATCCTGGATGAGCCAACAACGGCGCTGGATGTTACTGTTGAGGCCGCCGTGGTCGAGCTGGTCCGGGATCTTGGGAAGAAATACGGCACCTCCATGCTGTTCATCAGCCATAATCTTGGGTTGATCCTGGAAACCTGTGACCGGCTTTGTGTGATGTATTCGGGCGAGGCCGTCGAGCGCGGCTCGATCGCCGAGGTGTTTGATGAGATGCAGCATCCCTATACCCAGGCGCTGTTTCGATCGATCCCGCTCCCCGGTGCCGACAAGAACGCGCATCCCCTGGTGGCGATCCCCGGCAACTTTCCGCTGCCACATGAGCGGCCGACAGGCTGCAATTTTGGCCCCAGGTGCGACTACTTCGAAGCTGGTCGCTGCGATGTGGGACAGATCGATATGGCAGATGTGGCGGGAAACGACCGCCATGCCACCCGCTGTCTGCGCCATCAGGAAATCGACTGGAACGCCCCCATCGCCATTGGTGAGCAGAAGGAAAAGACCAGCCCCGGCGAGGTTGTTCTCAAGATCGACAATCTCAAGAAATACTACGAGGTGGCAGCCAATGCGCTGTTTGGGGGCGGCGCCAAGAAGGTGGTCAAAGCCAATGAGACCCTGAGTTTTGAAGCCAGGGAGTCTGAGACCCTTGCCATTGTTGGGGAATCCGGCTGTGGCAAATCCACCTTTGCCAAGGTGTTGATGGGGTTGGAAACCGCCACCGAGGGAGAAATCCTGCTGGACGGAGAAAACATCGAACAAACCCCGATCGACGACCGGAAAACCGGAACCATTTCGGATGTGCAAATGGTGTTCCAGAACCCATTTGATACGCTCAACCCGTCGATGACTGTGGGGCGTCAGATCATCCGCGCACTGGAGGTCTTTGACATCGGCGACAGCGACCTGGACCGCCGGCAGCGCATGCTTGAACTACTGGACCTGGTGAAACTGCCGCGGGCCTTTGCCGATCGGATGCCGCGACAGCTGTCGGGTGGGCAAAAGCAACGGGTGGGTATTGCACGGGCCTTTTCTGGTGGGGCGCGGATTGTGGTGGCGGATGAGCCGGTGTCGGCCTTGGATGTTTCGGTTCAGGCCGCCGTGACTGACCTGCTGATGGAAATCCAGCGCACCGAAAAGACCACCCTGCTGTTTATCAGCCATGATCTGTCCATCGTGCGCTATCTCAGTGATCGGGTCATGGTGATGTATCTGGGCCATGTGGTGGAGCTGGGCGATACCGACCAGGTGTTCTCGCCGCCCTACCACCCCTATACCGAGGCCCTGCTCAGCGCGGTGCCAATTGCCGATACGTCCATTCAAAAGGAACATATCGTCCTGGAAGGCGATATTCCCTCGGCAATGAACCCGCCCTCTGGCTGCCCCTTTCAAACCCGATGCCGCTGGAAAAGCGAGGTTCCGGGCGGGCTTTGTGACAGTGAGGTGCCGCCCACCCGCGTTCTGGAGGCTGGACACCAGATCAAATGCCACCTGAGCGATGAGGTGCTGGAACGGATGCAGCCCGTCATCAAGCTGGCGGCGGAGTGA
- a CDS encoding IS5 family transposase, with the protein MSSWAPTKYKTTNWSSSNDALKQRGSLAIWFDPEMVWTPPPTGRRGRQCKFSDAAIQTCLTMKVLFGMPLRQTAGFVESLLRLVGLDWSVPDFSTLWRRQKTLNVSLPYRGGTGPLNLLIDSTGIKAEGEGEWNARKHGGPKRRIWRKIHIGIDEETLEVRAVEVTTSNIGDAPMLPELLNQIPPDQDLGSLTADGAYDTRRCHDVIAARGAHAVIPPRKNAKPWKPTSAGAIARNEAVNASRYLGRALWRRWSGYHRRSRVETKMHCVKLLGQSLMAWDFDRQVAEIQVRIAVLNRYTALGIPVTEPVG; encoded by the coding sequence ATGAGCAGTTGGGCCCCTACGAAGTATAAGACCACGAATTGGTCGTCTTCCAATGACGCGCTGAAGCAGCGTGGATCGTTGGCGATCTGGTTTGATCCCGAGATGGTTTGGACACCGCCACCGACCGGCAGGCGCGGTCGTCAATGCAAGTTCAGCGATGCCGCGATCCAGACCTGTCTGACCATGAAAGTCCTTTTCGGTATGCCACTGAGGCAGACGGCTGGGTTCGTTGAGAGTCTGTTGCGGCTGGTCGGACTGGATTGGTCCGTGCCCGATTTCAGTACGCTGTGGCGCCGCCAGAAGACGCTGAACGTGAGCTTGCCGTATCGCGGTGGGACTGGCCCACTGAACCTTCTGATCGATAGCACAGGCATCAAGGCAGAGGGCGAAGGTGAATGGAACGCCCGCAAGCATGGCGGCCCCAAGCGACGTATTTGGCGCAAGATACATATCGGGATTGATGAGGAAACGCTGGAGGTTCGCGCGGTAGAGGTCACCACCAGCAACATCGGTGATGCGCCCATGTTGCCTGAACTGCTCAACCAAATCCCACCAGATCAGGACCTTGGGTCATTGACCGCCGATGGTGCCTACGACACGCGCAGATGCCATGACGTGATTGCAGCACGGGGCGCTCATGCAGTCATTCCGCCGCGCAAGAACGCCAAACCGTGGAAACCCACAAGCGCCGGAGCCATCGCAAGAAACGAAGCGGTCAATGCCTCACGATACCTAGGGCGCGCGCTGTGGCGACGATGGAGCGGATACCACCGCCGAAGCCGCGTTGAAACCAAGATGCACTGTGTGAAGCTGCTCGGCCAATCGCTGATGGCCTGGGACTTCGACCGGCAGGTAGCGGAAATCCAAGTCCGCATCGCGGTCCTAAACCGCTACACCGCTCTTGGCATACCCGTCACAGAGCCCGTAGGGTAA
- a CDS encoding single-stranded DNA-binding protein translates to MAGSVNKVILIGNLGRDPEVRSFQNGGKVCNLRIATSENWKDRNTGERRERTEWHSVAIFNEGLVRVAEQYLRKGSKVYIEGQLQTRKWQDQSGNDRYSTEVVLQGFGSTLTMLDGRGEGGGAGGGGGNYGGGQDSGYGGGGGGYDSGAQQGGGFGGGNSGPSHNIDDDEIPF, encoded by the coding sequence ATGGCCGGCTCAGTCAACAAAGTCATTCTCATCGGCAACCTGGGGCGTGACCCGGAAGTACGGTCGTTTCAGAACGGTGGCAAAGTTTGCAATCTGCGCATTGCAACCTCGGAAAACTGGAAAGACCGCAACACTGGCGAACGCCGCGAGCGTACCGAATGGCATTCGGTAGCGATCTTCAACGAAGGTCTTGTCCGTGTCGCTGAGCAATACCTGCGCAAAGGCTCCAAAGTCTACATTGAGGGTCAGCTACAGACCCGCAAATGGCAGGATCAAAGCGGCAATGACCGCTATTCCACCGAAGTGGTTCTGCAGGGGTTTGGCTCGACACTGACCATGCTCGATGGCCGTGGCGAAGGCGGCGGCGCAGGCGGCGGTGGCGGCAACTACGGTGGTGGCCAGGACAGCGGCTATGGCGGTGGCGGCGGCGGTTACGACAGCGGCGCGCAACAGGGCGGCGGCTTTGGTGGCGGTAACAGCGGCCCCTCACACAACATTGACGACGACGAAATCCCGTTCTGA
- a CDS encoding P-II family nitrogen regulator: MKKIEAIIKPFKLDEVKEALQDVGVQGLSVIEVKGFGRQKGHTELYRGAEYVVDFLPKVKIEVVLEADQVDAAIEAIIDAAKTDKIGDGKIFVSPVEQAIRIRTGESGTDAL; encoded by the coding sequence ATGAAAAAGATCGAAGCCATCATCAAGCCGTTCAAACTGGACGAGGTGAAGGAAGCGCTACAGGATGTAGGCGTGCAGGGCCTCTCCGTCATCGAAGTCAAAGGTTTTGGTCGCCAAAAAGGCCATACCGAACTGTACCGCGGTGCAGAATATGTTGTCGACTTCCTGCCCAAGGTGAAAATCGAGGTAGTACTAGAGGCCGATCAGGTCGATGCTGCCATTGAAGCCATCATTGATGCTGCCAAAACCGACAAGATTGGCGACGGTAAGATTTTTGTCTCTCCCGTCGAGCAAGCGATCCGTATCCGTAC
- a CDS encoding NAD(P)H-hydrate dehydratase, with product MMELLTAAQMRAIEHEAIESGEVTGLDLMERAGAGVVAAIFEEWPELERVGQEGGPEGGAAPDPADPPRGILGKMKALVLCGPGNNGGDGFVVARLLLARGWQVDVFLYGNPIDLPPDAAENYRRWAALGEVRTWNDREIRDLYEGNDKNRFLVVDALFGTGLTRPMPDDTAEMWRGFMPSPFVSDGRDPGGDRFVAIDFPSGMCSDSGKDFGALPTHLTVTFHAAKIGHYMSQDCGSYGGSDNCGRLRVVDIGMTKTAAKGRVTLVEAGGVLGQTKRGGHKYNHGHALVLSGGHGKTGAARLAARGALRIGAGLVTLGSPRSAMFENAAQLTAIMLHQIDGAHGVSELLEDKRLNAVCLGPGLGRGMDTQAVVIAALKAKRATVLDADALTRFERNPQVLFDLLHEQCVLTPHGGEFAKLFPDLAAKLAQRPQTGPAYSKVDATREAAARAGCVVLFKGADTVIADPTGRCSVNSAQYDRAAPWLATAGAGDVLAGFITGLLARGMSPKAAAEAGAWLHVECAREFGPGLISEDLPEQLPAVLRRLERDG from the coding sequence ATGATGGAACTGCTAACTGCGGCCCAGATGCGCGCCATTGAACATGAGGCCATCGAGTCGGGGGAGGTTACCGGGCTGGACCTGATGGAGCGCGCTGGCGCCGGCGTGGTCGCGGCCATCTTTGAGGAGTGGCCGGAGCTGGAAAGGGTTGGGCAAGAGGGCGGCCCAGAAGGGGGCGCTGCCCCCGATCCTGCGGATCCCCCCCGAGGTATTTTGGGCAAGATGAAAGCCCTGGTGCTTTGTGGGCCTGGAAACAATGGTGGCGATGGCTTTGTCGTGGCGCGATTGTTGTTGGCGCGGGGCTGGCAAGTGGATGTTTTCCTTTATGGAAACCCGATCGATCTGCCGCCGGATGCTGCAGAAAACTATCGCAGATGGGCCGCGCTGGGTGAGGTAAGGACGTGGAATGACCGGGAAATAAGGGATTTATACGAGGGGAATGACAAAAACCGTTTTCTGGTTGTAGACGCTCTTTTTGGGACTGGACTGACGCGGCCTATGCCGGATGATACTGCTGAGATGTGGCGCGGATTTATGCCGTCGCCATTTGTCAGCGATGGGCGTGATCCTGGCGGGGATCGTTTTGTGGCGATCGATTTTCCCAGCGGAATGTGCAGTGATAGCGGCAAGGATTTTGGTGCTTTGCCGACCCACCTCACGGTGACATTTCACGCCGCCAAAATTGGCCATTACATGTCTCAGGACTGTGGCAGCTATGGTGGTTCGGATAACTGTGGCAGGCTACGTGTTGTAGATATTGGCATGACAAAGACCGCCGCCAAAGGGCGCGTGACCCTGGTGGAGGCGGGCGGAGTGTTGGGCCAAACGAAGCGAGGGGGGCACAAATACAACCATGGTCACGCCCTTGTTCTGTCGGGCGGGCATGGCAAAACCGGTGCTGCACGGCTGGCGGCACGAGGTGCGTTGCGGATTGGTGCGGGGCTGGTGACACTGGGGTCGCCGCGTTCGGCGATGTTTGAAAATGCAGCCCAGCTGACAGCGATCATGCTGCATCAGATTGATGGCGCACATGGGGTGAGTGAGCTGCTGGAAGACAAGCGGCTCAATGCGGTGTGTCTCGGGCCGGGGTTGGGGCGCGGCATGGATACCCAGGCGGTAGTGATTGCGGCTTTGAAAGCGAAGCGCGCCACCGTTCTGGATGCCGATGCGCTCACCCGGTTTGAGAGAAACCCACAGGTGTTGTTTGATCTACTGCATGAGCAATGCGTGCTCACACCGCATGGGGGTGAGTTTGCAAAACTCTTCCCGGATTTGGCGGCAAAACTTGCGCAGAGGCCGCAAACCGGCCCGGCCTATTCGAAGGTGGATGCCACCCGCGAGGCTGCGGCGCGCGCGGGGTGTGTGGTCTTGTTCAAGGGGGCTGATACGGTGATCGCAGATCCCACGGGGCGCTGTTCGGTGAATTCGGCGCAGTATGACAGGGCGGCGCCATGGCTGGCGACTGCCGGGGCGGGGGATGTTTTGGCTGGATTTATCACCGGGCTTTTGGCGCGCGGCATGTCGCCAAAGGCCGCAGCGGAGGCCGGAGCCTGGTTGCACGTGGAATGCGCGCGAGAATTTGGGCCCGGCCTGATCTCTGAAGATTTGCCAGAGCAGCTTCCAGCCGTGTTGAGGCGGCTGGAACGGGACGGCTAA
- a CDS encoding methylamine utilization protein MauG, which translates to MQRFIPIRPIRPIRLTLSSLCALAVFTAVGPVQAETLVRDQLMAQLGEALFHDENLSLNRSQSCASCHDPEQGFSDPRRSADGAFSLGDDGASLGNRNAPTASYAAFVPPFHQNADGKWIGGLFWDGRAADLEEQAGGPPLNPIEMGLPDKAVLVQRLLENSDYREQFAALFSPTVLQEDESGFTAMTQAIAAFERGAEFTPFSSKYDRYLAGRAQFSKEEELGRTLFFSEQFTNCNQCHQLRSSPIAAQETFSDYSYHNIGVPGNPAVIQEAGMAMDFVDEGLLANPQVTDPGERGKFRTPTLRNVAVTGPYMHNGVFQDLRTVVLFYNRYNSKAEAAQINPETGQPWGEAPVPGTLSVKELAHGPALDDRRVDALVAFLKTLTDQRYEYLLEAED; encoded by the coding sequence ATGCAGCGATTTATCCCGATCCGCCCGATCCGCCCGATCCGATTGACCCTTTCCAGCCTCTGTGCGCTGGCCGTTTTTACTGCTGTGGGGCCTGTGCAGGCAGAGACCTTGGTTCGGGACCAGCTGATGGCGCAGCTGGGCGAGGCGCTGTTTCACGACGAAAACCTATCTCTCAATCGCAGCCAGTCCTGCGCCAGCTGCCACGACCCCGAACAGGGCTTCAGCGATCCCCGTCGCTCGGCTGATGGGGCGTTTTCTTTGGGGGATGACGGCGCGTCCTTGGGCAATCGCAATGCGCCAACCGCGTCATATGCTGCCTTTGTTCCCCCTTTTCACCAGAACGCGGATGGAAAATGGATTGGCGGTTTGTTCTGGGATGGGCGTGCCGCTGATCTGGAAGAACAGGCCGGTGGCCCGCCCTTGAACCCGATCGAGATGGGGCTGCCAGACAAGGCAGTCTTGGTTCAGCGTCTGCTGGAGAACTCAGACTACAGGGAACAATTTGCCGCGCTATTCTCCCCGACTGTTTTGCAGGAGGATGAGAGCGGCTTTACCGCCATGACCCAGGCGATTGCAGCCTTTGAACGTGGCGCTGAATTTACGCCCTTCAGCAGTAAGTATGACCGCTATCTGGCTGGAAGGGCGCAGTTTTCAAAAGAGGAGGAGCTGGGGCGCACACTGTTCTTTTCAGAGCAGTTTACCAATTGTAATCAGTGCCATCAGTTGCGCAGCAGCCCGATTGCTGCACAGGAAACCTTTAGCGATTACAGCTACCACAACATCGGCGTGCCGGGTAATCCTGCGGTGATCCAAGAGGCTGGTATGGCTATGGATTTTGTCGATGAGGGGCTATTGGCCAATCCGCAGGTGACGGACCCGGGCGAGCGCGGCAAGTTTCGCACCCCAACCCTGCGCAATGTCGCTGTCACCGGGCCCTATATGCACAATGGGGTGTTTCAGGACCTGCGCACGGTTGTTCTGTTTTACAATCGCTACAACAGCAAAGCGGAGGCGGCGCAAATCAACCCCGAAACCGGGCAGCCCTGGGGAGAGGCACCGGTGCCAGGGACTCTCTCCGTCAAGGAGCTCGCCCACGGGCCTGCTTTGGATGACCGGCGGGTGGACGCACTGGTGGCGTTTCTAAAAACCCTGACGGATCAGCGCTACGAATATCTCCTGGAGGCCGAGGACTAG
- a CDS encoding lytic transglycosylase domain-containing protein has translation MRSLTLGIFSAGLGLGLTCATVGQADMFSTKSRRDLFSAHTRILDTRAAQQYENSVRLRPDTVPTVSSISPRYTGKYRGEYLTMARQAARKHGVPEDLFLRLVQQESNWNPNAESHKGALGLAQLMPATARRLGVDPSIPKQNLEGGARYLSKQFRKFGSWRLALAAYNAGPQAVRKYGGVPPYEETQNYVAKIWGS, from the coding sequence ATGCGGTCACTGACACTTGGGATTTTTAGCGCCGGTCTTGGCCTTGGTCTCACCTGTGCCACAGTGGGGCAGGCGGATATGTTCAGCACCAAAAGCAGGCGTGATCTTTTTTCGGCCCATACCCGGATTCTGGATACGCGGGCAGCGCAGCAATACGAAAATTCGGTACGGCTGCGCCCGGATACGGTGCCGACAGTCTCGTCGATCAGCCCGCGCTATACGGGGAAATATCGCGGGGAATACCTGACCATGGCGCGGCAAGCTGCCCGCAAACATGGGGTGCCCGAAGACCTGTTTCTGCGTCTGGTGCAACAGGAAAGCAACTGGAACCCCAATGCAGAATCGCACAAAGGTGCGCTGGGGCTGGCACAGCTGATGCCCGCCACCGCGCGTCGGCTCGGTGTGGATCCTTCCATTCCAAAACAGAACCTCGAAGGCGGTGCCCGCTACCTGTCTAAACAGTTCAGAAAATTCGGATCCTGGCGTCTGGCGCTGGCAGCCTATAACGCCGGGCCGCAAGCGGTTCGAAAATATGGCGGCGTGCCCCCCTATGAGGAAACGCAAAACTACGTGGCCAAAATCTGGGGTAGCTGA